One Cheilinus undulatus linkage group 22, ASM1832078v1, whole genome shotgun sequence DNA window includes the following coding sequences:
- the LOC121504437 gene encoding G-protein coupled receptor 4-like, with the protein MANISDNTTLLNETIDYYDYYDDFLPEYYKNVDFIMHVVTYIIGGIGLPLLLMAIYALFSLVKNGQVAPIYIINLFITDLIQLCSMIGLVSKSVRWTAIFGYAYLWGLSTSVCFMLCISLERYLLIAHPLWYRFRRTIKISVAVCVVVWIIPPVFTFTVFLWVPEFRDIILSILLILPLPLFIFFLVGTLRALSTSVSVPSDEKRRIVAILVLVLLIYTLLFLPSITFFTKTGYNYNSTEHDLSTMFLRLSPLADLLLFVFIKKETFGKLWSSVCCCRKENNDTNNTNTINLDHM; encoded by the exons ATGGCAAACATCTCTGATAACACCACCCTCCTGAATGAAACCATTGACTATTATGACTATTATGATGACTTTCTGCCTGAATATTATAAAAACGTCGACTTCATCATGCATGTAGTGACATACATCATCGGTGGTATCGGTCTCCCTTTGTTACTCATGGCCATCTATGCTCTCTTCTCTCTG GTAAAGAATGGTCAGGTGGCTCCAATCTACATCATCAACCTTTTCATAACTGACCTCATTCAGCTCTGCTCTATGATCGGTTTGGTGTCCAAATCTGTGAGATGGACAGCCATTTTTGGCTATGCTTACCTATGGGGTCTATCCACCAGTGTATGCTTCATGCTGTGTATTTCACTGGAAAG ATATTTGCTCATCGCCCACCCACTGTGGTACCGCTTCAGACGAACCATCAAGATCTCTGTGGCGGTCTGTGTTGTAGTCTGGATCATACCTCCCGTCTTCACTTTTACTGTGTTCCTCTGGGTTCCTGAGTTTAGAGATATCATCCTCTCCATCTTGCTCATCCTTCCCCTCCCACTGTTCATCTTCTTCCTGGTTGGGACCCTCAGAGCTCTCTCTACTTCTGTCTCAGTTCCCTCTGATGAAAAACGGAGAATCGTGGCAATCTTAGTCCTGGTGCTGCTGATTTATACTCTGCTGTTCCTGCCCAGTATTACTTTTTTCACTAAAACAGGATACAACTATAATTCCACTGAACATGACCTGTCCACCATGTTTCTAAGACTTAGTCCACTTGCAGACTtacttctgtttgttttcatcaaaaaagagACCTTTGGGAAGCTTTGGTCCTCTGTGTGCTGTTGCAGAAAGGAGAACAATGACACCAACAACACCAACACAATCAATCTAGACCACATGTAG